One stretch of Acropora muricata isolate sample 2 chromosome 12, ASM3666990v1, whole genome shotgun sequence DNA includes these proteins:
- the LOC136892545 gene encoding uncharacterized protein translates to MKMSFLLSIVFLLLLQSSFAAENPTHEGEIGSSSGGNVLLRSFTINEDFRNMDATIEVHLTSIDLLLSVKVDSRNRINSVSTIHTLGKMKINDMTNPQELKSNTPSEEEPSVLTESTEKCSSWFEKVYSSFLTAAESFLKWLYIGIEWPRDINQGMFALRTVTRFDQYEVNDFANRSLISLEMDLASKEGEYSSGFVRKSPNKNVLHVNHTGNEADCISQDLITSGNYTGNEANYVSLDLIADGTHTGNEANCISSDLIANGNHNGNEANYESLDLIAIGNPTGNEANCISLDLIADGNSTGNEANCISSDLISNGNYTGNEVNYVSLDLIAIGNQTGNEANCISLDLIADGNSTGNEANCISSDLISNGNYTGNEVNYVSLDLIAIGNQTGNEANWMPPELITGEDHIRNKDKDEKAGNESIKGHQSMVVFLRQFKEWPALRTEFLPVDCYDGWNSQMLSALPLINPNDDLYDDTVGCYNASSGIGENRIGNGDHMPVIPANPLLNESLESFGKTILNYSFIQDEAMCPKDLLDAGYWIQSDGFDCNEDLTLAFEDRLKDGTVAKDVAVKIRKGEIAVNKSVMCPVRSNKRDPSEEFCRKKVTKHADDSSWNFAKLLDHCNEYLNWRRSSDVSLRTESLLIAMEICMAGSNKTGPETKFCALKDTKGTSDSLLRITKWWNNCWPYLEWRKSNISVQTDPQDNVMAKVPINESLFCPLNPSQRSSESAPGLTMNIYHKIVDIKRWITSNEILLKACNFTSYYWASFETILISWTWQNTLDVMIAFWITDYCFMALYVTTAFIKEIMRRRPDARPLERELEEAKEEEELQSKLVEEERAQASGSQSCKSKPAQGSGHPRKTKEEEELQRKLVEEERAQASGSQSKPTQGSGTARKKKKHNSSNKEEEELQRKLVEEERAQASGAQSKPAQGSGTARKKKKHCSSNKKEEELQRKLVEKERAQAFDCQSKPAPGSRKKKKHYSSNKKQNWK, encoded by the exons atgaaaatgtcttttCTGTTATCGATTGTGTTCCTTTTATTGCTGCAAAGCTCATTTGCCGCGGAAAATCCCACCCATGAAG GAGAAATTGGCTCCTCTAGTGGAGGGAATGTATTGCTGCGGTCCTTTACTATCAATGAAGATTTCAGAAACATGGATGCTACTATTGAGGTGCACCTTACTTCAATTGACTTGCTTCTGTCCGTGAAAGTTGATTCAAGAAACAGAATCAACAGCGTCTCTACAATCCATACACtgggaaaaatgaaaata AACGATATGACAAATCCTCAGGAATTGAAATCAAACACTCCGTCGGAAGAAGAACCATCTGTCCTGACGGAATCTACTGAAAAATGCTCCAGCTGGTTTGAAAAGGTGTATTCCAGTTTTTTGACGGCTGCAGAATCCTTTTTGAAATGGCTGTACATTGGTATCGAATGGCCCAGGGATATCAACCAGGGCATGTTCGCTCTTAGGACCGTAACAAGATTTGATCAATACGAAGTTAACGAT tttgcaAATCGTAGTTTGATCAGTCTGGAGATGGACTTAGCCTCAAAAGAAGGTGAATATTCATCTGGCTTTGTCCGGAAATCCCCTAATAAAAATGTCCTCCATGTAAACCATACCGGAAACGAAGCTGACTGTATATCCCAAGACTTGATAACCAGTGGAAACTAtaccggaaacgaagctaactaTGTATCCCTAGACTTGATCGCCGATGGAACCCATActggaaacgaagctaactgtatATCCTCAGACTTGATCGCCAATGGAAACCATAacggaaacgaagctaactaTGAATCCTTAGACTTAATCGCCATTGGAAACCCgaccggaaacgaagctaactgtatATCCTTAGACTTGATCGCCGATGGAAATTCTActggaaacgaagctaactgtatATCCTCAGACTTGATCTCCAATGGAAACTATACCGGAAACGAAGTTAACTATGTGTCCTTAGACTTAATCGCCATTGGAAACCAgaccggaaacgaagctaactgtatATCCTTAGACTTGATCGCCGATGGAAATTCTActggaaacgaagctaactgtatATCCTCAGACTTGATCTCCAATGGAAACTATACCGGAAACGAAGTTAACTATGTGTCCTTAGACTTAATCGCCATTGGAAACCAgaccggaaacgaagctaactggATGCCTCCAGAGTTGATCACCGGTGAAGACCATATCAGAAATAAAGATAAAGATGAAAAGGCCGGTAATGAATCAATCAAAGGCCACCAATCAATGGTGGTTTTCCTTAGACAATTCAAAGAGTGGCCTGCACTGCGTACAGAGTTTTTGCCTGTCGATTGCTATGACGGTTGGAACTCACAAATGTTGTCGGCTCTACCTTTAATCAACCCTAACGACGACCTCTATGATGACACTGTTGGATGTTATAATGCATCTTCAGGGATCGGTGAGAATCGTATTGGTAATGGTGATCACATGCCTGTGATTCCTGCAAATCCTCTTTTGAACGAATCGCTGGAGTCCTTTGGGAAAACTATTCTAAACTACAGCTTCATCCAAGATGAAGCGATGTGTCCTAAGGATCTTTTGGATGCCGGGTACTGGATTCAGAGCGATGGCTTTGACTGCAACGAAGACCTCACCTTAGCTTTCGAAGACCGATTGAAAGATGGAACCGTTGCTAAAGACGTTGCGGTCAAGATCAGAAAAGGTGAAATTGCCGTTAACAAGTCTGTGATGTGTCCAGTGCGTTCAAACAAACGGGATCCG AGTGAAGAATTCTGCCGAAAGAAAGTAACCAAACATGCAGATGACTCGTCGTGGAACTTTGCAAAGCTATTGGACCACTGCAACGAGTATTTGAACTGGCGGAGATCAAGCGATGTGTCCCTTCGGACTGAAAGTCTTCTCATTGCAATGGAGATTTGCATGGCCGGCTCAAACAAAACTGGACCG GAAACGAAATTCTGTGCGTTGAAAGATACCAAAGGGACTAGTGACTCGCTTTTGCGGATTACGAAATGGTGGAACAACTGCTGGCCGTATCTGGAATGGCGCAAAAGCAATATTTCCGTCCAAACTGATCCACAGGATAACGTCATGGCAAAAGTTCCTATCAAT GAATCGCTGTTCTGCCCACTGAACCCCTCCCAACGCTCGTCTGAATCGGCACCCGGGCTTACGATGAACATATACCATAAGATCGTGGATATCAAACGCTGGATCACATCAAATGAAATTCTTCTGAAAGCATGCAATTTCACTTCTT ATTACTGGGCAAGTTTCGAGACCATATTAATTAGCTGGACTTGGCAGAACACATTGGACGTGATGATCGCATTTTGGATTACTGATTACTGCTTCATGGCCTTATATGTCACCACTGCATTTATCAAGGAAATCATGAG ACGGAGACCTGACGCTCGCCCACTTGAAAGGGAATTAGAAGAGgctaaggaagaagaagaacttcaaagtAAGCTTGTGGAAGAAGAACGTGCACAAGCTTCTGGCTCTCAATCATGTAAATCGAAACCAGCGCAGGGATCAGGACATCCAAGGAAAacgaaggaagaagaagaacttcaaaggaAGCTTGTTGAAGAAGAACGTGCACAAGCTTCTGGCTCTCAATCGAAACCAACGCAGGGATCAGGAActgcaaggaagaagaagaaacacaaCTCTTCcaacaaggaagaagaagaacttcaaaggaAGCTTGTGGAAGAAGAACGTGCACAAGCTTCTGGCGCTCAATCGAAACCAGCGCAGGGATCAGGAActgcaaggaagaagaagaaacactgCTCTTccaacaagaaagaagaagaacttcaaaggaAGCTTGTAGAAAAAGAACGTGCACAAGCTTTTGACTGTCAATCGAAACCAGCGCCGGGATCacggaagaagaagaaacactactcttccaacaagaaacaaaactggaaatga